The following are from one region of the Periophthalmus magnuspinnatus isolate fPerMag1 chromosome 5, fPerMag1.2.pri, whole genome shotgun sequence genome:
- the pcsk1 gene encoding neuroendocrine convertase 1, which translates to MEARCFPALVSLLLASLSFHSDALSYGDRQYLNEWAVEVPGGLSVARALAKELDYDLVRQIGALDDHYLFKHRRQPSRSKRSAVHITKRLSEDDRVLWAEQQYEKTRSKRAALRSDVDKLFTDPMWNQQWYLQDTRTSPSLPKLDLHVIPVWQKGITGKGVVITVLDDGLEWNHTDIYSNYDPAASYDFNDNDPDPFPRYDATNENKHGTRCAGEIAMQANNNKCGVGVAFNAKVGGIRMLDGIVTDAIEASSIGFNPDHVDIYSASWGPNDDGKTVEGPGRLATKAFEYGIQKGRGGKGSIFVWASGNGGRQGDNCDCDGYTDSIYTVSISSASQHGLSPWYAEKCSSTLATAYSSGDYTDQRITSADLHNECTETHTGTSASAPLAAGIFALALEQNPDLTWRDLQHLVVWTSEFDPLAGNPGWKRNGAGLMVNSRFGFGLLNAKALVDLAHPDSWRQVPEKKQCTVNDDSFQPRELKASGEITIEIPTHACRGQENAVLSLEHVQVEASIEYTRRGDLHITLTSPSGTPTVLLAERERDTSASGFRNWYFMSVHTWGEDPTGTWTLKITDTSGRMENKGRILSWKLILHGTSEKPEHMKKPRVYTPYNPVQNDRRGVERMEEPTEEQPVPHTETPPNAERERSSDTSSTGLSSVALQRLLQAAFGRQTPVPEAYLKGKVPEDREPQEVVPRGSSRMSLSPGATPSRLPPQALYQALDLINRIQTPQDPVYSRYVDRFYQNTYRHRDDRLLQALLQLLGDDRI; encoded by the exons ATGGAAGCGCGATGCTTTCCCGCACTCGTGTCGCTGCTCCTCGCCTCGCTCTCCTTTCACTCGGATGCCCTGTCGTACGGGGACCGACAGTACCTGAACGAGTGGGCCGTGGAGGTACCGGGGGGGCTCTCCGTGGCTCGTGCCCTGGCCAAAGAACTGGACTACGACCTGGTCCGACAG ATTGGGGCCCTGGATGACCACTACCTTTTCAAACACAGACGACAGCCGAGCAGATCCAAACGCAGCGCCGTGCACATCACCAAGAGACTGTCAGAGGATGACAGG gtgCTGTGGGCGGAGCAGCAGTATGAGAAGACCAGGAGTAAAAGAGCCGCTCTCAGATCAGATGTGGACAAGCTCTTCACTGACCCCATGTGGAATCAACAGTGGTACCTG CAGGACACTCggacctctccctctcttccgaAGTTGGACCTCCATGTGATCCCTGTGTGGCAGAAGGGAATCACAGGGAAGGGAGTGGTCATCACGGTGCTGGATGATGGACTGGAGTGGAACCACACGGACATCTACAGCAACTAT gaCCCAGCTGCGAGTTACGACTTTAACGATAACGACCCCGACCCCTTCCCTCGATACGACGCCACCAACGAGAACAA ACATGGGACGCGTTGTGCCGGAGAGATCGCCATGCAGGCCAACAACAACAAGTGTGGAGTGGGTGTGGCCTTCAACGCCAAAGTGGGAG GTATTCGTATGCTAGACGGGATAGTGACCGATGCCATAGAGGCCAGCTCCATTGGGTTTAACCCTGACCATGTGGACATCTACAGTGCGAGCTGGGGCCCCAACGATGACGGCAAAACTGTGGAGGGTCCGGGCAGACTGGCCACTAAGGCTTTTGAGTACGGCATACAGAAg GGCCGTGGGGGTAAGGGTTCAATCTTTGTGTGGGCGTCAGGTAACGGTGGTCGCCAGGGGGACAACTGTGACTGTGACGGTTACACAGACAGTATCTACACCGTGTCTATCTCCAGCGCGTCTCAGCACGGCCTCTCCCCCTGGTACGCTGAGAAGTGCTCCTCCACTCTGGCAACCGCCTACAGCAGTGGTGACTACACCGACCAGAGGATC ACCAGTGCAGACCTTCATAACGAGTGTACAGAGACTCACACTGGGACCTccgcctctgctcctctggcagCCGGGATATTTGCCCTCGCACTCGAACAGAA tcctgacCTTACCTGGAGGGACCTTCAGCACTTGGTGGTGTGGACGTCAGAGTTCGACCCTCTCGCTGGTAACCCTGGGTGGAAGAGGAACGGGGCAGGGCTGATGGTGAACAGCAGGTTTGGCTTTGGGCTCCTGAACGCCAAAGCACTGGTGGACCTGGCCCATCCTGACAGCTGGAGACAGGTGCCTGAGAAGAAGCAGTGCACCGTGAACGATGACTCTTTCCAGCCCAG GGAGCTGAAGGCGTCTGGAGAGATCACCATAGAGATCCCGACTCACGCCTGTAGGGGGCAGGAGAACGCGGTGCTGTCTCTGGAGCACGTCCAGGTTGAGGCGAGCATCGAGTACACAAGACGAGGcgacctgcacatcacactcaCCTCTCCCTCAG GTACTCCCACGGTGCTGCTCGCTGAGAGGGAGCGTGACACTTCAGCCAGTGGATTTAGAAACTGGTACTTCATGTCTGTGCACACCTGGGGAGAAGATCCAACAGGAACCTGGACCCTCAAGATCACAGACAca tctGGTCGGATGGAGAACAAGGGGCGTATTCTGAGTTGGAAGCTGATCCTTCACGGAACATCAGAGAAACCGGAGCACATGAAGAAACCTCGAGTCTACACACCATACAACCCCGTGCAGAACGACAGGAGAGGAGTGGAACGGATGGAG GAGCCCACCGAGGAGCAGCCTGTCCCCCACACAGAGACTCCCCCCAACGCAGAAAGAGAGCGCTCCTCTGACACCTCCTCCACTGGCCTCTCCTCTGTGGCTCTGCAGCGCCTCCTACAGGCCGCCTTCGGCAGACAGACTCCAGTCCCAGAGGCTTACCTCAAGGGCAAAGTACCAGAGGACAGAGAGCCTCAGGAGGTTGTGCCTCGCGGTTCCTCCAGGATGTCACTCTCTCCTGGGGCCACTCCCTCCAGGCTCCCCCCCCAGGCCCTGTACCAGGCTCTGGACCTGATCAACCGGATCCAGACCCCCCAGGACCCGGTCTACAGCCGCTATGTGGACCGATTTTACCAGAACACCTACCGTCACCGCGACGACCGCCTCCTACAGGCGCTGCTCCAGCTCCTCGGAGACGACCGGATATGA
- the LOC117370941 gene encoding globoside alpha-1,3-N-acetylgalactosaminyltransferase 1-like, whose protein sequence is MATLSSGVFRFNRFQLLLSCSVLFVIIYLLQGRKQPPSAPPPGVSFWHGVPPPSPHSPALSLTSWGAPVVWAESSLAAGRRSRFLGTPLRVVLVTLVVGNYAPYLQRFISTAEEHFLASRPVTYYILTDNPRVLQPPPPLRPGKQLRVVHIAELPGWERLYLRRLPLLAEAMRDMVGEEGVDFVFCADVDLEFVGAVGEEVLDKLVGVAHAEFYGKTRSELPYERGESVAAVMDEEGEWYYTSELYGGTLSEMLGLTQRCSLLLLQDQAQGVKASAMEESYLNRCFIDHAPSCVLSPEYSGGGAEPRVRSRKRHCPERESDLC, encoded by the exons ATGGCAACGCTCAGCTCAG GAGTCTTCAGGTTCAACCGATTCCAACTGCTCCTGAGCTGCAGTGTCCTCTTCGTCATCATCT accTCCTTCAGGGCCGTAAACAGCCCCCCAgtgcccctccccctggggTCTCTTTCTGGCATGGAGTCCCACCCCCTTCACCCCACAGCCCcgccctctccctcacctcatGGGGCGCTCCGGTGGTCTGGGCAGAGTCTTCGTTGGCAGCCGGACGCAGATCTCGTTTCCTGGGCACACCCCTCCGTGTTGTTCTGGTGACGCTGGTGGTGGGAAACTACGCCCCCTACCTGCAGCGTTTCATCTCTACAGCAGAGGAGCACTTTCTGGCGAGTCGCCCAGTGACCTACTACATCCTGACAGACAACCCCCGTGTGCTGCAACCGCCCCCTCCTCTGCGCCCAGGCAAACAGCTCAGGGTGGTCCACATTGCGGAGCTGCCTGGGTGGGAGCGGCTGTACCTGCGCCGCCTGCCCCTGCTGGCGGAGGCCATGAGGGACATGGTGGGAGAAGAGGGGGTGGATTTTGTGTTCTGTGCAGATGTGGACTTAGAGTTTGtgggggcagtgggggaggaggtgCTAGACAAGCTGGTGGGTGTGGCTCATGCAGAGTTTTATGGTAAAACGCGCAGCGAGCTCCCGTATGAGAGGGGGGAGTCTGTTGCCGCGGTGATGGACGAGGAAGGGGAGTGGTACTACACCTCAGAGCTGTACGGTGGGACTCTGAGCGAGATGCTTGGCCTCACCCAAAGGTGCTCTCTACTCCTGCTGCAGGACCAGGCCCAGGGGGTGAAGGCGTCAGCGATGGAGGAGAGCTACCTGAACAGGTGCTTCATAGACCACGCCCCCTCCTGCGTCTTGTCCCCTGAATACAGTGGGGGAGGGGCGGAGCCAAGGGTCAGGTCCAGGAAGAGACActgtccagagagagagagcgacctgTGCTGA